The following proteins are encoded in a genomic region of Papaver somniferum cultivar HN1 unplaced genomic scaffold, ASM357369v1 unplaced-scaffold_10, whole genome shotgun sequence:
- the LOC113326966 gene encoding uncharacterized protein LOC113326966, translating into MLSDDFYSYIMKDNVSIPLQLPPRFLSVSGNFSQAKREEYNKLLMEEVDVEIRGSIAFFSTYRPPVPLDIFSCPIPPTSSGDELSLTDGNSYNYSGSQIPPEALMKIFTYTSLTGYGTQEDVDSGRITGMIFVSERDNLELLYISIRQNDVNPPREIVHSLADIFRRSPFHGVRMEDTGCFADNHLIYVSTKERATERRQPWTAVYKTNLMTGETGRLTPRAHADLSPSVSPCGKKIAVASFEGNEGWDGAIEDQRTDIYVMNVEDPYDRRLVVKNGGWPTWGSDNIIFFHRKGDSRWGVHRADIANGGVTPVTPDNIDAFTPAAIDATTVAVVTIRQNSKSSDLNEEAKYRHIEIFCSTGEQETIRITQITCPTTDHFNPFVIVDPKIGDGKRIGYHRSTSEALDNDEGEIRRQFQIVTSPDPEIGLFRVGGGFPTFSKNGSRLAFVDNDFKIVWVLDNGRLNIACELYENSVFSPVWDQNDRSDKLYVCIGPSFSAVETVN; encoded by the exons TTTCAGGCAACTTTTCTCAGGCAAAAAGGGAAGAATATAACAAACTGCTCATGGAGGAGGTAGATGTCGAGATTAGAGGTAGCATTGCCTTCTTTTCAACGTATCGACCACCGGTGCCGCTTGACATATTTTCTTGCCCGATTCCACCAACATCGAGTGGAGATGAACTTAGCTTGACTGATGGGAACTCCTACAATTACAGCGGCTCCCAGATCCCACCTGAAGCCCTTATGAAAATTTTCACCTACACGAGTTTGACTGGCTATGGCACCCAGGAGGATGTAGATTCAGGTCGTATCACAGGCATGATTTTTGTATCTGAAAGAGACAACCTTGAATTGCTTTACATATCTATCCGTCAGAATGATGTCAACCCACCGAGGGAAATAGTCCATAGCTTGGCCGATATTTTCCGTAGATCCCCTTTCCATGGTGTTCGAATGGAAGACACTGGTTGCTTTGCCGATAATCATCTTATATATGTCAGCACCAAGGAACGAGCTACTGAACGTCGTCAGCCTTGGACTGCTGTTTATAAAACCAATCTTATGACCGGAGAAACTGGCCGTCTCACGCCACGAG CTCATGCTGATTTAAGCCCCTCGGTATCCCCGTGTGGGAAGAAGATAGCTGTGGCGTCGTTTGAGGGAAATGAAGGTTGGGATGGAGCAATCGAAGACCAAAGGACTGACATTTATGTCATGAATGTAGAGGATCCCTATGATCGCAGGTTGGTTGTAAAGAATGGGGGTTGGCCGACTTGGGGAAGTGACAACATCATATTCTTCCACCGTAAGGGTGACAGTCGTTGGGGAGTGCACCGAGCTGACATTGCCAATGGTGGTGTTACTCCAGTAACCCCAGACAACATTGATGCATTCACACCGGCAGCCATCGACGCCACCACTGTAGCTGTTGTAACTATTCGCCAGAATTCCAAGTCCAGTGATCTCAATGAGGAAGCAAAATATCGACATATCGAGATATTTTGCTCAACAGGAGAACAAGAGACAATCCGAATCACCCAAATAACTTGTCCAACCACTGACCATTTCAATCCCTTTGTGATAGTGGATCCGAAGATTGGTGATGGGAAGCGGATCGGCTACCATCGTTCCACGAGTGAAGCTCTCGACAAC GACGAAGGAGAGATCAGAAGGCAGTTTCAAATTGTCACTTCTCCAGATCCGGAAATAGGATTATTCAGGGTGGGAGGAGGATTTCCCACATTTTCCAAAAACGGATCCAGGCTTGCATTTGTTGACAATGATTTCAAGATCGTCTGGGTACTTGACAACGGAAGGCTAAATATAGCTTGCGAG CTATACGAAAACAGTGTCTTTTCACCAGTTTGGGACCAAAACGATAGGAGCGACAAATTGTATGTTTGCATCGGACCTTCTTTCAGCGCTGTTGAAACTGTAAATTAA